A stretch of the Capsicum annuum cultivar UCD-10X-F1 chromosome 10, UCD10Xv1.1, whole genome shotgun sequence genome encodes the following:
- the LOC107843789 gene encoding DNA-3-methyladenine glycosylase produces the protein MKTTHHHKNNSNNNITVQKIARKNKASSSKTTIVRVKNKHKSSKDSKPNSEFQENIPIPQINTTLIAFLNKNPILTKDFYQIDALDLAPRLLGKFLRRDDVVLQITEVEAYRPNDSACHGRFGKTVRTAPVFGPGGHAYVYLCYGLHMMLNVVADKEEVGAAVLIRSCAPISGLGTIQQRRGLKTEKPILLAGPGKVGVRSSKSSAVFEDLTWVLLTATTFFESPSIIASRKQSRRKRREKVGQALGLSTEWSSHALYTAGGLELLDGPEPENILVGPRVGIEYALPEHVNALWRFAIAGSSWISAPKKTLRPL, from the exons ATGAAAACAACCCATCATCATAAAAACAATTCAAATAACAATATTACTGTTCAAAAAATTGCCAGAAAAAACAAAGcttcatcatccaaaacaacAATTGTTAGAGTTAAAAACAAGCATAAATCATCAAAAGATTCAAAACCCAACTCAGAATTTCAAGAAAACATCCCAATTCCTCAAATTAACACTACCCTTATAGCTTTCTTGAATAAAAATCCAATCTTGACCAAAGATTTTTACCAAATTGATGCACTTGATCTTGCCCCTCGTTTGCTTGGCAAGTTTCTTAGGAGAGATGATGTTGTTCTTCAGATAACTGAG GTGGAAGCTTATAGGCCAAATGATTCAGCTTGTCATGGTCGATTTGGCAAAACAGTTAGGACTGCCCCTGTT TTTGGTCCTGGTGGTCATGCATATGTTTACCTCTGCTACGGTCTGCACATGATGCTCAATGTTGTAGCAGACAAGGAAGAAGTTGGAGCTGCTGTATTGATTCGTTCCTGCGCTCCCATCAGTG GTTTGGGAACTATTCAGCAGCGTCGGGGTTTAAAAACTGAGAAGCCTATTCTTCTTGCCGGTCCTGGAAAG GTGGGTGTTAGATCTTCCAAAAGTAGTGCAGTTTTTGAGGATCTGACATGGGTGCTACTGACTGCTACAACTTTTTTTGAGAGTCCGAGCATCATAGCAAGTAGGAAGCAGTCTCGCAGAAAAAGGAGGGAAAAA GTTGGTCAAGCATTAGGACTATCAACAGAATGGTCTAGCCACGCTCTATACACTGCTG GCGGTTTAGAACTCTTAGATGGTCCAGAACCAGAAAATATACTTGTTGGTCCAAGAgttggtatagagtatgctttgcCAGAACATGTTAATGCATTGTGGAGATTCGCAATCGCCGGTTCCTCATGGATCAGTGCCCCTAAAAAGACTCTCAGACCTCTTTAG